Below is a window of Plasmodium chabaudi chabaudi strain AS genome assembly, chromosome: 10 DNA.
ctttattattatgttttattataattgtttaaatgattaaaaataatatatttaatattttatagcaTAAAATTTACACTTTTTGCATTCTATAGAATAATGAAATTTGATTTAATTGTTTGCTTTGTtgttatatactttttaatttaatatataatcatattatataattaaattatcttTGTTTAGTGCTTGTTAACAACTTATTTGTCCTTATTTCTatccatatatatgatatattaatggatttttaatttggtCATTTTTagttaatatttataattatattttgtaattattttaataaacttAATTTaaacacatttttaataaaattataagctATATTGGTGATTTGGGGTTCATGCTTCAGAGTTTatgtgtaaatattttaaatttattgatTGGTATATAAGTcccaaaataaatacaatttgtaataaatagattgttaataaaagattcatatttgcatttatggaaaatattttgacttatttacattattgTGTATATTTTGTGAAAGAATATTccgaaaataattaatagtTGAAATAAGATTGacatattttctataatcataatatttattatttgtatgcgtatatataaaatgcataactgtgcatttttaatgtatataatgtCTTACGAcgtatttttatgtttgttttattattgataattttacataaaatatttgtatcaagaactatttaaaaaacaaagtgGTGTTACATaacaataatttaaaataagaaTAACCCATGAATGTgggtttattttattaatataagtatcaaaattaaaaaaaaattatttggaAATGCATTTATTCCTTTTCAAAAAGATCCCTTATTTTGACGATATCTAAAATTTTGTTGTATATACCCCTCCTAATTGCAGCACTTGGGATAATCCAATGAACATTTGCATCGACctgagaaaaaaattaaaaaattaataaatatgtaaaatcttcatttttattgtgaatgaatagatatattataaatatgcacatttatatagaaagtatgtattttttataatggCGAAATAAAACTATGTtactaaaatttttatattgcttACAGAGATGATATATGTCATTTTAACGTAGTCAAGTTCCTTTTCAATGAGAAATCCTACTAAGTTAATATACGTTTTGGataattttccatttcGAATATCTTCTTCAGTATCGATTTCAGGCTTGAATGAGTTTGCACTTTCTACGATaggatttatataatttttagtgTTTTTAGGATCCTGGACTTTTATATCTGATGAAACCAAAATTAATGCAGTTTGGTCTTCTGATaactataaattaataaaaagtatatttcataaattaggatataatcatataaaaaaaagtatatctAGAAGGAtgaatggaaaaaaattttcttaCTTCAAATTTTTTGGCTAATGCATGATAATATCCATGCCATGATCTAAAATAAGTACTATGACGTTGTTCTATAATCccgaattttttattgtatattcGAGCAATGCttcctaaaaaaaattataattttgtatacatGCAAATTAAAACATGATTAAATAGCAGATTGAGCATTGATAATAACAAGACAAAAAATACatcataaatatagatagacacattaaataaattaattatatacctttaataaatgaatcaTCGAAGTTCTTTCCGCCATTGGGATCACATAAcatgtttattatatcattatactaataataacaaaaaaaaacatatttatatattaacaattatatttttttattttaaaatgatttcatgaattaaaaaatattgcttGCTAATTCATACACTATCGGGGTTGGGGATTATAAGATCAAGCTTTCCAATGTCAATACCGTTaaaacttttaaaatatataattgctCCTTCATCTTCCTcagaatataaatagtaatCATCTGTATCTTTGGCATGGTATTGTAGATGAGCTAAAGCTTCGGCCGCAACATCTTCTGCTTGTTTAATTTCTTCAGGGTCGGTACATAATAGATGTTCAGCTTCTTCAGAATCGGTAGATAATAGTTGTTCAATTTCTTCAATGCCGACAGATAATAGTTGTTTACTTTCTTCATTTGAACTACAAGTGGAGAAggtgatatatttttaaattttatttacatttttaatttaaaaaaatcgatatttataagttctttttatttctcaattgttataaatatcggcattaatacaaatatatatataatattctcATACTAAACagcatatacatatttatattcgatatagatatatatgttgcaattattttcttacgAATTGGTGCTTGGGACGTTTTCGTTTGCAGATGCTATATTTTGGATATATCCTGCGACATTTAAAAGCGCTAAAGCAACCTTAATATATcctttattcattttttggcatgataagtaaaatattaatatattttttagaaatTGTAAATTAACAAGTATAAATGATGTATAAGTATGTTAAATCGAagcaaaaaattttttaaaacaattctaaaatttaatatttatttaaaaaaatatatataattttttaaatttatttatttcatccgtttatcatatttatgaatctatttttttaaatattattgtatactaataaataaacataaaatttagTGAAGTGTCTTGTGgcctatatattattaattaatttttgtcTCTTTATATGTTaactatttaattattgatattgaaatttatataataatattacaattatatttataattatatatgtaaacataatatattataatatataaaatttaaagtaaatgaattttttgaaaaaattaaaaaaaaatttgttttgaTTTAAACCGTTGCATATAAGTGaacaataaatattgcagctttaataaatattatacatttcaaaatatagttttatttatatataaaattattattatgctaCATTATAGGTACCcaaactttttatttttatatctcataacttaaaaataaaactgaaatatattcatttgaGTATTGTATGGGAATTTTGCGCATGCATAGAAAGAACGCATATTATATGACACCACCATTCATTTACCTGATAGAAATCTgataatgtaaatataaagacaggataatagtataaaaaatatatattgttttaatgTAACACGTGGCTATGTTTGATCTAATATACACAAACAACTATATTAATGAGTAAATTGCCATGCTAGAAATAcaaattgtaataattattatataaaaatagttgtTTTGTTGTTTCTTTCTATTTGTTTtgactataaaaaatatttttacaattttaaatgttAAAGGAGTTTATTTTAAGATGAGTGttacattatatttatatgcattcCCCATTGTCACAGCGATCATTTCTAATGTTTCATAcaat
It encodes the following:
- a CDS encoding fam-a protein, encoding MNKGYIKVALALLNVAGYIQNIASANENVPSTNSSNEESKQLLSVGIEEIEQLLSTDSEEAEHLLCTDPEEIKQAEDVAAEALAHLQYHAKDTDDYYLYSEEDEGAIIYFKSFNGIDIGKLDLIIPNPDSYNDIINMLCDPNGGKNFDDSFIKGSIARIYNKKFGIIEQRHSTYFRSWHGYYHALAKKFELSEDQTALILVSSDIKVQDPKNTKNYINPIVESANSFKPEIDTEEDIRNGKLSKTYINLVGFLIEKELDYVKMTYIISVDANVHWIIPSAAIRRGIYNKILDIVKIRDLFEKE